The genomic stretch ATCGATTTCCATCACGCGAGTTATGGATTCCTCATCACATCTTCTCGGAGATACCTAAATTCTATTATCATGTAGGACTAGAAGATCCTTTTGGCAATAACTTTTATTCAAATAAGTTTTTCATTTTCATTCTAATTGGTTCTAGCTTTTGTGATTACTTTAAGGACTTAACACATGAAATCGGTTATGAGATTGATCTCAGTGTGTTGGATTTAGTTTCACAATCAAGGTTCCTTATTTTGATATTGAAGGAATATATAATTACAAGAGTTGAAAATGCATTGTGAAATTAACTGGACATTTGTTATGAACATAAGCATGTTTAGTTATTTTGTGTAGATGTTGTAATTCCCTTTCAATGAATGTCCAACAACTTTTGAGCATGTAAACAAAGACGTGGCCGAGCTTCCAGACATAGGAACTAAACATTGTAAGTCTTTTTCGATTCGACGTAGAATTgtcaaagatgaaaatcaatAGAGAAATAGAATTAACACATGAGGTACATTTAAGTTTGTCATGAACACAGTAAAGTTTTTCATGATTGGGCATGCTGCTTTGTTGAATGTATTTGTTCTAATGAGTAATATGAAGCAAGGCAAATTGTGAGAATAAATAAGGTTTGAAAGTTAATATGCTTACCAAATGTAATGTAACTTTCGCACCTTAATTGCTTAGATTTCTAGCACATTTATTTACTTCTATGTAAACTAGCAAGATAGTCACGTGGAGTGCGTCCGCACTCCGCACGAATAAATTTATTTAATacaatataaaatatatttaaatacacatgtaaatttaaaatgaaaaaaaaaattggaaaaaaagAAAAACTCACATTTGAAAAAATAAAGAATTTATTTATCAATCAAATGAAATTGTTGGTTAAAATACAATAGATATTTTTCTGATAATAACCCGTGAAATGAAAAATTAGTGGTGTTCATAATTATTGAGTGACATTCAATTTGAtacaatataaaatatttttagatACACATGTCAATTTATAATGTATTACTTAATTGTAAAATGAACAATCATCATATAAACTCAATTGTATTGAATAATCATATAAAAAATAGACCCGTAAGATGGAGAAAGAAAAAATAATTCACATTTGAAAATAAAAAAGTTGTATCTAAAATAAAGTTAAATATTGTCTTGATAGTGACTCATGAAATGAAAAATTAGTTGTGTGTACTATTATTATTGAATGATATATAATTTgatataatataaaatatatttagatACACATGTCAATTTTAAATGAGTTACTTAATTATAAAATGAATAATAATCATATAAATTATTAATAAAGTTTTTTATATGATAATTATAAAATgattatgtttttattttagataaattttgtgttttaaaaattcaacattttttatgttcttcttcattaaattaaattaaaaagaAGTTCATATTTTGTTATTTAAACTTAAAAAGTTAAAATAGGAAAAAGAAAATGGAGagagaaaaaattaaaataaaagtgAGAAAGTTTGGAAAGtaaaatttgaaatttgaattaAGAGAAGAAAATGAATAGTTGGAAAGTTAAAAGTAAAAATTGAGAAATGAATGAGGTGGCAAAAGGAGGTCATTTCAATTTTTTAGCATTTGTAAATTACAAATATGTCATTTTGCTAGAATaatttttgaaaaagaaaatgacaTATTTGGGAGTTTGGTGGTAGTTTATTTTAATGAATAGATAGTTGAAGTGTTgagttattattattattattattattattattattattattattattattattattattaaagATTATTTAGAGGATATCAACAAGTATATGTTGTGTGCGGATAACTTATATGAACCAGATTATTGAACACAACTGATTTTCATTATAACTGACATTAGTCACCTAAAGTCTTGAGCACAACCGATTTCTCTGGGAATTCGTTGATGACAAATTTTATAATTTCACATCAATCAATTATTGAAGGACGAGCATAATGTTATACGTTGGACCTTTACTGAAGGGTCCTTACAATCCTACGAAGTAATTATATGTTGGATCTTCATTGAAGGATCTTTAACTCCATACATAGTAATTATATGTTGGACCTTCACTAAAGGATCCTTGCCTCCATACAAGGTAATTATATGATGGACATTCACTAAATGATCCTTGCCTCTATACGAGATAATTATATGTTGGACCTTCATTTGAAGATCTTTGTCGCCTCTTAAGGCAATACATGAATGTTGGACTTCCACGGGAATATCTTTACTGCCTCTTAAGTAAATACATGAATGATGAACTTCCACAGAAAAATCCTTGCCATATCTTAAGGCAATACAATATGCTGGACTTCCACAAGAAGATTATTGCTGCCTCTTAAGGCAATACGTGAATGTTGGGCTTCCATAGGAAGATCATTGCTGCCTCTTAAGGCAATACATGAATAATGGTCTTCCCAAGAAGATCATCGCCTCCTTTTAAGGAAATACATGAGTGTTAGACTTTCAAAGGAAGATCTTTACCACCTCTCTAGGAAATACATGAACGTTGGACTTCCCAAGAAGATCCTTGTTGCCTCTTAAGGCAATACATACGTGTTAGACTTTCCATCAAGATCATTGCCTCCATCAAGGGCAATACATATGGGTTATATGTGGGGAGATCTACTCATCCAAACGCCTCATATGAGGGACTAAGAGTGTAATTAGACATGATCATCTAAGTGTCTCCTTGAGAGACTAGGAGTCTCATCAGGAAGGCTCATCTAAAAGCCTTGTCGGAGGGATTCCACTAAGAGTCTTAACAGATACGCTCATCTAAGAACCCTCATCCAAAGGGATTGAGATTTTCATTAGACATGCTCATCTAAATTACTTGTTTGAGGGACTCTACTAAGAATCTCACTAGAAAGGCTCATTTAAACGCCTTTCTTGGAAGACATGACTAAGTGTTTCATTTGTCAGGCTCATATAAGCGCCTCTCCCGAGGGAATCAACTAAGAGTCTCGTCACACAAGCTCATCTAAACGCCCCACCTCAGGGGCTAAGAGTCTCACCAGACACGCAAGGCTAAACACCTCACTTGAGGGACTCGACCAAGAGTTTTATAGACATACTCATCTAAACGCCTCACCTAAGGGATTAAAGCTCTTGTCAGACAGGCTCATCTGAACCCCTCTTATGAGGGACTCGAATAAGATTCTCGTTAGACAGAATCATCTAAACACCTCACCTAAAGGACATGAGTAAGAGTCTCGTCAAACATGATCATCTAAACACATTTCTTGAGGGACTAGACTAAGAGTCTCATCATACAGGCTCATTGAAACACCTCTTATGAGATACTAAGAATCTCATCAGAAAAGCTCATTTGAATGCCTCGCTTGACGGACTGGACTAAGAGTCTCGTTAGACAGGCTCGTCTAAACTCATCCCCTAAGGGACTTGACTAAGAGTCTGGTCAAACAGGCGCATCTAAACGTCTTGCCTAAGAGACTTTACTACGAGTCTCGTCAGACAGATTCATCTAAACACTTCTCCTGAGGGACTCTACTAAGAGTCACCTCAGACAAGCTCATCTAAATGCCTCGCCTGAATGACTAGGAGTCTCATCAAATAAACTCATTTAAACGCTTGGCCTGAGCGACTAAGAGTCTAATCAAACATGCTCATCTAAGTGCCTCACATGAGGGACTAAGATTCCCATCAGACAAGCTTATTTAAATTCTTTATCTAAGAAACTCGACTAAGAGTGTCATCAGGAAAGCTCATCAAACTACATCGCCTGAGGGACTAAGAGACTCATCATACAGACTCATTAAAACGCATCACTTGAGGGGCTCGACTAAGAGTCTCATCAGACAGTCTCATCTAAACGCTTCATCTAAGAGATTAACAGTCTCATCAAATAAGCTCATTTAAACGCCTCACATGAGGGTCAAAGAGTCTAATAAAACAAGATCATATAAATGCCTCTCTTGAGGGAATCGACTAAGAGTATCATTAAAACAGGCTCATCTAAACACCTCGCCAGAGGGACTAACAGTTTCGTCAGGTAGACTCATCTAAACACCTCACATGAGAGACTAAGAGTCTCATTAGACAAACTAATATAAATACCTCGCTTGAAGGAATCGACTAAGAGTCTCGCTAGCCAAGCTCATTTAAATTCCTTGCATGAGGTACTAAGAGTCTTATCAGACAGGCTCATATAAATGTCTCTCCTGAGTGACTAAGAGTCTCATCAAACAGGCTAATCTAAAACCCTCGCTTGACGAACTAAGAGTCTCATCGTAAAAATTCATTTAAAAGCCTAGCCTGGGAAACTCGACTAAGAGTCTCACCAGACAAGCTCATCTAATCACCTTGCCTGAGGGACTAAGAGACTCATGACACAAACTTATCTAAACGCCTCACTTGAGAGACTCCATAAAGAGTCTCATCTGACAGGATCATATAAATGCCTCGCTTGAGGGACTAAGAGTCTCATCAGACAGACTCATATAAAGGAATCACACGAGGGACTAAAAGTCTCATAAAAGATGATCATCTAAATGTATCGCTTTGGGGAAATCGACTAAGAGTCTCATTAAACATGTTAATCTAAACACCTCGTTTGAGGGACTAATAGGCTCGTCAGACAAGCTCATCTAAACGCCTCGCCTGAGAGACTAATAGTCTCATCATATAAGCTCATGTATATGCCTCACATTAGGGACTCAACCAAGAGTCACATAAAACATGCTCATCTAAACACCTTATTAAGGGTCTAAGAGTCTTAACAAACAAACTCATTTAAACGCCTCGCTTAAGGGACTAAGAGTCTCATCATAAAGACTCGTCTAAATGCCTCACTTGAGGGACTATGAGTCTCATCAAACAGGATCATTTAAATGCCTCATGTGTAAGACTAAGAGTCTCATCATATGTGCTCATGTAAATGTCTCGCCTAAAGGACTTTACTAAGAGTCTCATCATACAAACTCATCTAATCGCTTGGCCTGAGGGACCCGACTAAGAGTCTCATTAAATAGGCTCATGTAAACCCCTCACATGAGGGACTATGAGTCTCATGAGACAGACTCATTTAAATACCTCTCACGTGGGACTAAGAGTCTCATAAAACAGGCTCATCTAAATATCTCACTTAAGGGACTCGACTAAGAATCTCATATGACATACTCATTTTAACGCTTCGCCCGAGGGACTAATAGTCTCATTAGACAAGCTATATAAAATGCATTACTTGAGATACAAATAATTTCATTTTACAATCTTGTCTAAACGCCTCGCTTAAGTGACTAAGAGTCTCATCAGACATGCTCATATAAACACCTCGCCCTGAGGGACTAAGAGTCTCATCAGTTAGGCTCATCTAAACACCTCACATGTAGGACTAAAAGTCTCCTCAGACAGACTCATCTCAACGCCTTGCCTAAGGGAATCAACTAAGAGCTCATTAGAAAAGCTCATCTAAACACCTTGCCTGAGGGACTCGACTAAGCGTCTCATCTGACAGGCTCATCTAAACGCCTTTCCTGAGACTAAGAATTTCATCAAACAAGATCATCTAAATGCCTCGCCTGAGCAACTAAAAGTCTCATCAGATATTAAACGCTTCGCCTGAGGGATTAAAAATCTCATGAGACGTGCTCGTTTAAAATCCATGCCTGGGGGACTTGACTAAGAGTCTTTTCAGATAGACTCATCTATATGCCTCGTATGAGAGACTAAAAATGTTATGAGACTGGGTTATCTAAACACCTGGACTAACAATCTCATCATATAAGCCCGTCTAAACGCCTCGCCTGGGGCACTAAGAGTCTCATCAGATAAGCTTATCTAAATGCCTCTCCAAAAAGACTTAATTAAGAGTCTCATCCGATAGGCCCATCTTTACACCTTGCCTGGGGGACTCGACCTAAAGTCTCATCATACATGGTCATATAAACTCCTCGCCTAAAAGACTAAGAGTCTCATCAGACAGACTCATCTAAACGCTTCACCTGAGGGACACAGTTAAAAGTATCATCAGAAAGGCTCATCTAAACACCTTACTGAGGGACTTGACTAAGTTTCTCATCTGATAGGTTCATCTATATGCTTCGCATGAAAAATTAAGAGTCTCATCAGACAAACTCATATAAACGCCTCGCTTGAGGGTCTTAGAGTATAGTTAAATAGACTCACATAAACGCCTTGCCTAAGGGAATAATAATATCATCACACAAGCTCATATAAAATCCTCATTTAAGATACTCAACTAAGAGTCTCATTAGACATATTCATTTAAACGTGTCACCTGAGCGACTACAAGTCTCATCAGACAAGCTCATTTAAACGCCTCGCTTGAGCGACTATGAATCTCATCACATATGCTCATTTAAACGCTTCGCCTGAGCTAAGGGACTCGACTAAGAGTCTCATCAGACAAGCTCATCTAAACGCTCTCCTGGGGGACTCAACTAAGACTCTTATCAAACATGCTAATCTATATGCCTTACCTTATGGAATCAACTAAGAGTCTCATCCGACAGGCTCTATTGAGCATATCACCTAAATGCATAGGCTTCCCCGACACCAAGTCAACTATGCACTTATTTATTCGCCATGCCCTCATGTGTTAAGGGTCTGTGTAGTGATATATTTGTAAAGACCTATAAGAGATGATGGGATGATATCACTCATGCCTTAGGGACATCACCCGTAACACATACCACTTCCCATAGAGTAGGAAAATATGGGATGTGACATGTACTGGTCAAAGGTGGTGCGAAGAAGGAGTCAGGGGAATGACTTATGTCTTTCTAGGAAATATATATTCAACGGTCCATTCTCATTATCAAGGTGGGCAATTGATATTTCTGATAAAAACTAAATTGAGGCCTATAAGCCTCTATAAATACCTTACCCTTACGGCAGAGGAGATCAATATGATATTCACACACAGAGTACCTCTAAAATCAGAGTTTCTCACCCTCGTGAGCCTCACACTCCACATAAACACTAAATCCTCTCTATCAACCCCTAACAGCTTAGGGTTGCTAAGGATATATACTTTTTTTACCAAGTATAAGTTTATATGTTTATAGCAATTTGTTGTATAAGCCTAGGTTTGGAATAGATCAAGTCATGTGATTTACTTTCTAGAGATTAAATATGTGTgtaatatataatattatattgATTCATTGATTAATAAAATTTGATTTATATACCTTTTTCAAATTTAATTTATATTGATTAATTCATTGGTTGACTAAGGTTTTCATTATTCCATATTTTATTGCGTCTTTTGTACATTGTGTAATGTGTGATGTCAATTCAACACATACTATATTAAATTTCAACTGCCCCATTTTCGAAAACTCTGATTTTAAAAGAACATTTTTTAAGAGTAAGGTATATTCAACCCCTTTCTAGACCTTTTTAGTCATATTCTTCCCCAATAACTTATTCCTATGTAATTGAAAGAAGGGACGTCAGGGGCGATAAGGGGGCAACACCTCAAATGGCACCTCCATCTAAAAAAGAGACATTAGCAACCCCATAAACTAAAGTTTCCAGCAAAGCAAAGTTAAAAAGGCTAATGCAAGCGACATAGTAATAAAGAAAATAATCATTAGAGGAAATATATAACAAAAACAAAATGAGACTCACTTGTAAATGAAGATCAGGAATAAGAAAAACACTTTGCAAAAAGGAGCAACAAGATCAAATATTTAGAAACTAGAGTGTGAAGAGAGAAAATGGAGAAAAGGAGAAAACGAACTGTTACCCCTTATTTCAAATACATTCTATAAGATCTAGGGAATTGAAATGCTCACAAATTCAACAACTCTCAGTCAATGGTCTAAAAATTATCGTGAAATGACCAATATGTGAACGCCACGTCACTTGAAGGAATCATATTTTCCATAAAAAATTACCATTATGTTTAGGGTTCCCATTAAGTAGTTAGTACACACTTCAATCTACCCCTGCCTTTTTTTTAGGCTACGATTCACATGATAGAAAGAAATGACAAAGGTCATGAAACATCTCAAATCACCATTGAGGAAGGTGAGTGGCAAGTGCGACGACAAATTCCGAGTAGACATTAAAAATTCTTAATTAATCAAAAGATTATGCGTGACGTACAAGATACATACTCCATAACTTTTTACTAAAATCATCTCACTAGATCACATAAAGGATCATAATTACAATTAACCACCGTCCATGAAAAAAAAACATTCCAACTTAAAGAGCTTTTAAGTAGCCACAACCTTCATCAATCGACCAAGGCTTAACAACTATTATTCTGAACTGAACCAATCCATAATCCGTAAATAATTAAATGACTAAAATCTCAAGAAACAAGACAAACCATAAGATGAATGTGCCCTAAAGGCACACTAACATCTTTTCTAAAAAAACAACTATACGTGTCTTTAAATCCTAAAATCTAACTATAACACTACATATACATAATGTTATTTGTACCGAAAATTTTCAACATTATCATCGTCTAAAACACTTGAAAGAAAGCATCTTCTCTAATTAATTACTATTATAAAAAATTAGTACTTTTCATTTCTCCAAAATAAAAATATAGTTTTGATTATTTCCTATATATATTTGAATGATTTTTGTGAAACATGTTCAAATATGCCAatgaaaatattttaaaaatttagAAATAATTAAACAACAAATATGGATGCAAATTTTTTTGTTTATACAAAAAAGTGTCATTTTTAAAGAGGATGATGAAatattattattatcattttattttttcgtttACATAATTATTTGTTATTAAATAAAAGGTTTTGTAGAGAGGTTGAGGACATCATAGTCTAGAACGGAGTGTGAGTCTGCGAGAGAAGGAAAAAATGGTAGTATTGAGCGCGACGACGATCGGAGCCTTATTGGGTTTGGGTACTCAGATGTACTCCAACGCTCTCCGCAAACTCCCCTACATGCGCCGTAAATCATCATCTTCTCGATTTTATCGCTAATTTCTATTCAATTTCTCTTTcttttgtttgattgtttgcgATGGTGTAGATCCGTGGGAGCACGTATTGGGAATGGGATTGGGCGTTGTGTTCGTGAACCAGCTTGTGAAATGGGAGGCTCAAGTTGAACAAGATCTCGATAAGATGCTCGAGAAAGCTAAGGCCGCTAATGAAAGACGTTACATTGGTTCGtttctctttttttttccttCTCTCATCTTTTAATCCTATGGTTTTGTTTTGTTCTGCTTTTAGATTCTCGATTTGTTCAATTATTATGTTTTTTCGTGGAGTATTATTGCCTTAATGTTTTGATTAGTAATTTGGATGAGGGTTTAGGATGATTTGGAAACTCGATTTGGGGATTTGATATGAGGAATCTGGATTAGGTTTTGGGTGATTGTGTATTTTTGCATGTTATTGCTTACTAGCATTAGAAATTAGAAGATGAAAATAATGAATTAGGTAGATTAAAAGAACTTGGCCTTTACAATGTGTGAAGGTTGGCAATGTCACTTATGGAATGGTCACAGTTACCAGCTCTGCAACTCCTTTCACTAAGTGGTGCCGTATACATGGGCGATATTGGTTCTAATATACTAATCGGTATTGTATACaaaccaaaaatatatattttttcattTAGTTGAAAGTATTATACATGTGGTAAAATATGAACTTTCATACTCAAGAGCGGTTATGTGAGATTATGCGGGTCTCTTCTAGCTTAACCAAGGTCCTAGTTTTGAACCCGAGTTTGGGCATGCGGCAGTGCTAAAACTCTTAGGGATGGTTTGCCGTCCATTTAGGTCCCACAAGGCTCGAAGGATTAGTCTCTGCAGTTGCGCGCAAATGATACTCGATATTCAACAAAAGCAAATATATTCATTATGCATTTTCTTTGAAGTGTCTGATATTTTAAGTTAGTGGCTTGGATAATGCGGTAATAAGGGTCTTGTTTGTTTCTGATGGATTATTTGTTTGAGCTTAGCACTGTGGTGAAGCTATTCCAGTATACATTTCTCAACTTGAGGTAGATACTAGGCAAAATTGTATCAGTACTTTAGGTTATTTGTTTGCATCAGATAGGTCCTTTTAGTCCCGTTACCCACAGAGAGGTACCATTTTTTATAATTTCCGTTGCCCACAGAGAGGTACCATTTTTTATAATTTCCGTTGCCCACAGAGAGGTACCATTTTTTATAATTTCCGGTTACAAAAATACACATGTGGCCGTTATGTATCTAATGTGGATCAAATGATGATGACAGGGCTTGTTAATATGCTTATGTGGCAAACAAGTAGAcactattttatttatttattttagtaaATACAAAAAA from Lathyrus oleraceus cultivar Zhongwan6 chromosome 7, CAAS_Psat_ZW6_1.0, whole genome shotgun sequence encodes the following:
- the LOC127105869 gene encoding uncharacterized protein LOC127105869; the encoded protein is MVVLSATTIGALLGLGTQMYSNALRKLPYMRHPWEHVLGMGLGVVFVNQLVKWEAQVEQDLDKMLEKAKAANERRYIDGDDD